One Paralichthys olivaceus isolate ysfri-2021 chromosome 21, ASM2471397v2, whole genome shotgun sequence genomic window carries:
- the stx4 gene encoding syntaxin-4, translating into MFCSSSSRSSSRRRGAANGGQLLSLITLKWKRSFQPVSLGGFSQTHSLLSGEDSRLPGPSADKMRDRTKELGNNAEASDDDEEGTALMIKPGASSAKEEKESEAFFKKAQEIHEGLQSLRRMVSELENKQKTVLGEALPVESMKKELQTLRDEIKTVASQIQRKLKSIESKKSEEDGKYVSITVRMQRTQHGVLCKEFVELMGHCNTIQAQYRDRNVERIHRQLRITGNDVSDEELDVMLESGQTDVFTQNILIDAKATKQALNEIESRHDEILKLERSIRDLHDMFQYLAMEVEAQGEMVNRIENNIKQSSNYVEKAKDNTEKAVTYQQKARKKKFWIAICLAILLLILVIALVSAFGT; encoded by the exons atgttctgcagcagcagcagcagaagcagcagcagaagaagaggagctgctAATGGAGGACAGTTGTTGAGTCTCATCACACTCAAGTGGAAACGGAGTTTTCAGCCGGTTTCTCTCGGTGGATTCTCTCAGACTCACTCGCTTCTCTCGGGTGAAGACTCGCGGCTCCCCGGACCTTCTGCCGACAAGATGCGGGACCGGACCAAAGAGTTGGGAAAC AATGCCGAGGCCTCGGACGATGACGAGGAGGGCACAGCTCTGATGATCAAACCTGGAGCCTCTTCGGccaaagaggagaaggagagcgaAGCCTTCTTCAAAAAG GCACAAGAAATTCACGAGGGGCTGCAGAGTCTCAGGAGGATGGTGTCTGAGCTggagaacaaacagaaaactgtgCTCGGTGAAGCGCTGCCCGTGGAGA GTATGAAGAAAGAGCTGCAGACTCTTCGAGACGAAATAAAAACAGTGGCGAGTCAGATCCAGAGAAAACTGAAGA GCATCGAATCCAAGAAGTCAGAGGAGGATGGAAAATATGTGTCTATAACCGTTCGGATGCAGCGCACACAG CACGGCGTCTTGTGCAAAGAGTTTGTGGAGCTGATGGGTCACTGTAACACAATCCAGGCCCAGTACAGAGACCGCAACGTGGAGAGGATACACAGGCAACTGAGAATCA CTGGGAACGACGTGTCGGACGAGGAGCTGGACGTCATGCTGGAAAGTGGGCAGACGGACGTTTTCACTCAAAAT ATCCTGATCGACGCTAAAGCTACGAAGCAGGCTCTGAACGAGATCGAGTCCCGGCACGACGAGATCCTGAAGCTGGAGAGGAGCATCAGAGACCTGCACGACATGTTCCAGTACCTCGCCATGGAGGTGGAGGCTCAG GGAGAGATGGTCAACCGGATTGAGAACAACATCAAACAGTCCTCGAACTACGTGGAGAAAGCGAAGGACAACACAGAGAAAGCCGTCACATATCAGCAGAAAGCACGAAAG AAGAAGTTCTGGATCGCGATCTGTTTggccatcctcctcctcatcttagTCATCGCGTTGGTCAGCGCCTTTGGCACTTAA